AATTCAGAGgcattaaagattaaaaaaaagaagatggaaaaggccataaaaatatattcaatgaAACAAAAGTAACGGTGttctaaaaagaaaagtagAGGGATAAAGCAGAGCAAGGAATATGCGTTACCGGGTTTGAAGAAAACGGAGAGGCCAAAGTCAATTGCTTTAAGAGAGAAATCATCATCTTTATTGACCAAAAGAAAGTTTTCTGGCTTGAGATCTCTGTGCATGACCCCAAGGGAATGACAAGCCTCAACAACCCCAACAATAATTTTGGTCAACTCTGCAGCCTTCCTCTCGGTATAGTGGCCCCTCTGGATGATGCGATCAAACAACTCACCCCCAGAACAAAGCTCCATGACTATATGCACATAGAGAGGATCCTCGTAAGCACCCTTAATGGTGACAATGTTCTTGTGACCAGCTAAATGATGCATTATCTGAATTTCCCTCCTGACATCCTCAACATCCTCCTTGGAAATCAACTTTCTTTTGGAGATAGATTTGCAGGCATATTCATTGGAAGTAGAATTTTCGGTGCATAAATAAGTAGTGCCAAATTGTCCCTGTCCCAATTTGCGGCCAAGAGTGTATAGATCACGAATGTTGGGAGTCTTATGGCCCAAGACATAATATGCCTGGTTGTCTAGGCCGCGGCGCATGATGGAGTCTTTCTTGGAGTTGAAGGGtggattgttgttgttgttgatgatgcCGGTGCTGTTGCTGTTGTTGTTTTCTGCAGAATTGATATTTTGTCTGGCTGAGGAGGGGTGTTCGGAGTCGGAGCGATCAGAAAGGGTGGTGCGCTTGGAGTGGTCTTCGGGCTGGCTGAAGCCCTGAATATATTTCCCTTTCAAAGATCCACGGCATGTGTTGCCCATCAAACAAAccaattattatatattcatcAAACGATCTCTCATCAGCTTCCACTCCCCGTCTTGACCTGTGCTGTGCTATGCTATGCTATGCTGCGCTCAGCACAATAAAGAATCAAACGTCAAAGCCCATTCCCTTCGATTATTCATTTCATATAAACATGGCATCGTCGAAACTTGTAACAGCAGAAGAAGACGGTAACCGAAATAAATAAGAGATGAAGTATTGAGCGTACCAGAAGGAACCAGAAACCGAACGAATGGAAAGAGGATAATCGCTTCTTTGTTTCTGCTCCGACAGATCTCCACAAAATTAGTTTAggaaaatatttctatttttttggtTGTTAATTTTAGGATGTGATGGTATTGGTTCCTGCCGAGAAACATCGGAGGTCAGTGCTGACCAGCTACGCCCACTTCTCTCCTTCGagaattttcaattaaatatcaCGCggctttctttttcatttccttctttaATTCAATGCATCTGGATCAAAGGGCCCAAAGCCCAATTCACCTCATACCTTTTGCATGGgtgtttcttcctgcacccccaaAAACCTATAAATTCCAAATTatctttcattaaaattataataagagGATAAATAATTATCTCTGCATTTCcctttttttaaatagattccaagttgtataatttgaaaggcattttttaaaatatattatgaattacgTAATatggaatatatttttaaaaaatggttaattatgttttttatttctaaattataacttgattttgatttttgtttctattttaaactttaattctaagaaatgtatgaatttagtttttttttattgtattaattgtCTTTTAGTGTGACAAATGACATGATTTAACGTGCTTTATTGGACAAAATTATTGCACTCATCGTGATTTTGTTAGACAAAAATTACTGCCTTAATCCGTTTCTTAAATATATTGACCTAAGGTGATTGAAGttttagataaatataaaaatcaaaatcatgttataattaaaaaagaaaaataaatagttaatcCTAAAAACTACATTCCAAGATATGGATCTACTAGATATTTTTTAATCCACACATGAGATATACATTTCtgaatacattaaaaaaaagctATTTTAAAATGTGTATTCTAAGAggtatttttagatttaaagaTTATACACATCTCATTATggatgtttttaatatattgtgaGATGTACATTCTAAAATGAAACGTGTTGTTATAagctaaaataattatcttttgcATTCCATTTTCATGGCTTTTTTCTTTATGCACTCCCACGAATTCTAAAATCACTATTTATTTTCCCTTCGATTATTCATTCCAAACAACCTTTTTGAAACATATATGATACTTTCTGGAATGAGCTTTTTTGgaacttttccttttctcaaaacaaattttcattttcttcttcttgtctAAGGGGTAGTGAAGAAGGTGTGAAAGTGAAAATGGAAGGAAATAAGGGAAAAAGAAAGTAGAAAGTGAGATTATttaaatgtaagaaaaaaaatgaaaagtttctACAAGATGTAATTAAGGTgactgaaaaaaaaagaaagaattaactgcttaatttaatcatttaataaaatgtcCTTGTGTTTACTTAGTcttgatttttaaataatttaattgagaACATGTATGTTTGTATTTAAATGTATGTATGCATATATCTTTGTAATGGATTGTagtaaaaagttataatttttttttgtgaaagtaattattacaataaaaatcgttttacttctgaaaattgaatatgtgtttgtgtgattttaaattgtgtggcattaattttaaatcataaaattgtGAGGTGCATGAACTTTCTTGGAGAAAAAGGTGTATTATAAATTATGGTTGCATCATAATATGTTATGGACacacataatcaattattgttttGTACATAATGGATTATGCAGATACATGTAATCGTAATTTATGTTGATTCAACATACATATATGTTCTCACCGCAAATTCTCCTCAATTTCAAACATAATGACCTTGCCCTACTTGATAAAAACAGGAAGAGGggtgcaaaaagaagaaaaattgtgaATATTCCGCCAATTTTGTTAGTTCAAATTTGGCACAGAATcagcaaaatattaaaaagcacGGTGGTGGTGATGATGGAAAAGGCAGAGCACGGTGAAGTTTAGAATTCTTGTATAAACAGGGATTGTTGAAAGGTGAGGAAATTCTGACAGGAAAAAAGAGACTGATTTGATTGTGTTGCAATGAAATAGGTGTTATCATTTTGTACCATTGCCGAATCGTTATGTTGAATCGAGTAGAGAGTGCAGGTACTGATACTATATGAATATGATACGCTAATGTTGCTACGCCCACTcacttcattattttatttacagaaTACATccaaaagagagagaaaggaagaggtAGACCACCCTCCTAACCTCGTCTGGCACCAACTTtcttcttaattattatatttttatgtccttTTATGCATATCAGACTGATTTTAATACTTGAAAGTTGAAACATCAAACTCAAACTCACTCCAAGCCTGCAagctgatttttatttttcttttttaacctCAGAGTAGGGATCTCATCTGCGCTGCACCGTCGACCCAAACCTCAATCCGTTCAATTATTTCATCTTTCACTGCCTCAATCATAAGCGCTGTGCAGAATGAGCGGAGCCGTTCTTGTTGCCCTCGCTGCTGCTATCGGCAATTTCCTGCAAGGATGGGATAATGCTACTATTGcaggtatttttttatttatttgggaTATGAATAGCATAAGGTCTTCAATTTCATTGTTTTTGAACTGTGTTTGATCGATTCACCGGGTTCTGCCATGCCATGCAGGATCTATTTTGTACATAAAGAGGGAGTTCAAGTTGGAAAGTGAACCCACAATCGAAGGTCTAATTGTGGCTATGTCACTTATTGGAGCCACTGTGGTTACCACGTGCTCCGGGTCCCTGTCAGACTGGCTAGGCCGACGACCTATGTTGATCATCTCCTCTCTGCTTTATTTTCTTAGTTCTCTCGTCATGTTGTGGTCTCCAACTGTCTATATTCTCCTCTTTGCAAGGCTTTTAGATGGATTGGGCATTGGTTTGGCAGTGACCTTGGTACCTCTTTACATATCCGAGACTGCTCCAACTGAGATTAGGGGATTACTGAATACCCTTCCTCAGTTTACTGGTTCTGCTGGAATGTTCTTTTCCTACTGTATGGTGTTTGCTATGTCCCTCACCAACGCCCCAAGCTGGAGACTCATGTTGGGTGTTCTTTCAATTCCCTCTCTTATTTATTTTGCACTCACACTATTCTTCTTGCCCGAATCACCAAGATGGCTTGTCAGTAAAGGCCGGATGCTGGAGGCCAAGAAGGTTTTGCAACGACTTCGTGGCAGGGAAGATGTCACTGGTTAGTTATGTTATGCcctttttctttaacaattacTTATTCTCTCGACTAATCCTATTTGTTTGCTTTACTACCTTGGAGTTCATTTCAGATTTAGCTACCTTCATTCGAAGTCTGTAGGATTGTTTTGAGGTCACTTCATCTCTAAACACAACCCAGCTGATGCGGGATGTTCTGTTGTTCATTTTCAGAACTTTAGTTAGTGACTGTATTCTGTGAGCCTATCCTGCCGCATTTAGCAAAAACTATGTGCTACATTCATTTGTGTTTATGCAAACAGAAAACGGGACTTAGTTAACGAGAATATTACCGAACCATAGACTGTTATTGCAGTACTGCGTCTGAATTTGccattgattaaattttttgaataaagtggtttaaaaataatattgtaacttttgtaactttttattaatttacttattagaatattgtttttttttattcttaagaCTCAGGATCTTATATAAGATACTTTCAACGAAAGTTTCTTATAACATCTGCGTCTTAGATTTAAAACCTCTGTATTGAAAATGTTCTTAATGCATCAATAAAAGGGGAAAACAAAACTAAAGTAATTAAGCTTTAAAATCGATAGCATGAACATTTGTTATTTGTCATTATTTCAAACCTATTGAAAATCATGATATTGAAAACTTAAATTGAATAGTCGTAGTGCAATTGTTTATTGTCGTTGTTTTCAGGTAGATTCCCTCAGTGTAGGTGCATTTATTTGATTCTACcagttgttgttgttgacttGCTTTTGATTCAACTATGGCAACTGATTTGTTATATGCATGACTTGGATGGTGATTGCTTTTGGTTATAATGATCAGGTGAGATGGCTTTACTTGTCGAGGGTCTCGGAGTTGGGGGTGATACCGCAATAGAAGAGTACATAATTGGTCCAGCCAATGAATTCAGTAATGCAGAGGATCCTTCAGCCGCAAATGAGCAGATCAAATTGTATGGGACGGCAGAAGGTCTATCTTGGATTGCTAAACCTGTCACTGGACAAAGTTCCATTGGCCTTTTATCTCGGAAGGGAAGCATTATTGCAAATCCAAGTGGTCTGGTGGACCCTCTAGTTAAGCTCTTTGGTAGTGTCCACGAGAAGTTCACAGAAACAGGAAGCATGCGTGGAAGCGCACTTTTTCCACACTTTGGAAGCATGTTTAGTGTGGGGGGAAATCAACTTAGGAATGAAGATTGGGATGAAGAAAGCGCTGCCAAGGAGGGTGATGATTATGTCTCTGATGCTGCTGCCGATGATTCTGATGACAATTTGCAGAGTCCATTGATCTCACGACAAGCAACAAGTGTGGATAGGGACATGGCTGCTCCCACCCAGGGTAGCATGAGGCAAGGTAGTCTTGTGCAAGGAGAAGCTTCTGGAAACACAGGGATTGGTGGTGGATGGAAGCTGGCATGGAAATGGTCTGAAAAAGATGGTGTTGTCAAGAGAATATATTTACACGAAGAAGGTGGTCCTGGATCTAGACGTGGGTCTCTCATTTCCCTTCCAGGTGGTGATGCACCGACCCTAACGGATGGTGAGATTGTTCAGGCTGCTGCCCTGGTGAGTCAGTCAGCCCTTTATAACAAGGAGCTTATGCATCAGCAGCCAGTTGGACCAGCTATGATCCATCCATCCGAAACAGCTGCAAAAGGACCAAGTTGGAGTGATCTTTTTGAGCCTGGAGTGAAGCATGCACTGATTGTGGGGGTGGGGATTCAAATTCTTCAACAGGTAATGAATCTTTTCAATAtctgtttctttcttcttcttttttttttttttttttttttttttgcttctaTGCGTTTACACTGCCTTCCTGTGCTTTCACATTCATGCATTGCCCTGTTTTGTAACCCTGTCATGTATACTGATGCTTTGTTATCTTGTTCCCTTTATTGAAAACAAATGAATTTGTGAGGGCAATATTGACTCTACATTTTTGTGCAGTTTGTTTACATCATAATTATAGATTTTGTTTAATGCCCTCGTATTCAGTTCATACATAGTTTCTTTGAGCTTCAATTAGTGCGTCAAATGTAATTGCTGTTTGATTTTAAGTTTTCGAGTGATTTTTGTCAGTAATgattatagaagattcattactaaacaaaatattaaactagGATATGCAACATGAAAAGTGATGTGAGTGACATTATTTTGGTTAAAGTATTGTCGGAGGAAGTAACTTTTTAATTAGTTCAACCCAATTTGCTTGGAGGCTCCAGGTCTTTGGGAAGCCGTAGAGGAGTATTGTAGAGATAAGTGATAGAGTCCTATGATGAAATTGTTATGTGTCTCAAGCACAGCAaaggaaaatattatatataccATTGCAATGCATACAGATGGGCCTAGGCCCATGTAGTAATATACATCTATCCCAagtttgttacaaatataatcaattgtAGGACTCCACATTGATTTGTTGAAGATATCCGACAACTTGTAATTGGATTTAGCAAACTGAGTAGTAATGTCCCCAGATGAAATCTTTTCGTTGATGAAGTGACAATCTATGTCAAGTAGCAAAAGAATTCTTAAACATGTTAAAGGCACAATTAATAATGGAATAAGGGTCAGTGAAGTTAAAAGTTCCATTCTTCTTGGTTATTCTTAGAGTGACTTGGCTTGATTTGTCGATGATATCAGAAGCACCTCAGGAGGTTATTGCTTCACTTTGGTTCTAGTCTGTTTTCATGGTGCTGAGGAAAATAGCTCAGTCAACAATAGAGGTAGAGTATATAGCTGCCAGCTCTTTGGATAAAAAGGCTCATGATAGACTTGCACATGGAACAAACGCAAAGAACATAAACAACCAATCTGCAATTTGTATTGCTAGCGATCCATTGTTCCATGGCAAAACAAAACACTTCAacatcaagtttttctttttaagagaAGTTCACAGGGATGGAGAGGTGCAACTTATTTGTTGAAGTACAGAACATCAGAATGCTGACATTGTACCGAAGTCTCTTCCTAAAGGCAGATTTGAGTACTAGAGGAAAAGACTGGGAATATGCAGCTACTATGTCAAGTAGGACTGCTAATTGGAATGACAGATGAAGATGCTAATCAATTTTTAGTTTCCctgaaaaagataattaaaatgccatttttttaaattgtcagGAAACTATAGACATaggatatatttttatttgacaacTCCTTGAGTAGGTGATTATTCATTAACCAATCACTGATCATCTTAACCAATTGTACCTGTTAAAAAGCTATGCTGACTGTGATCTCACTACTCTATAAACATTGCAGTTCTCTGGTATAAATGGTGTGCTCTACTATACACCTCAAATTCTTGAGCAAGCAGGTGTTGGGTATCTTCTTTCAAACCTGGGCCTTGGTTCTACTTCTGCGTCTTTTCTTATCAGTTGTGTGACAACCTTGTTAATGTTACCTTGTATAGCTGTGGCCATGAGGCTCATGGATATATCTGGCAGAAGGTATGCATCTTTCTCTTCTAACTTTTTGTTGGTTTCTTCTTGTTTAAATGATAAGATTTGTTTCAATTGGTGGATGTATCCTGGCGATGATTTTTTAATGGATAAACTCTTTACGTTGCATTTTTTTCCTGAACGTTATTTGCTATATTTTGCAATTTATGGTGGTATTTCAACAACAATTGCGTTTGAAATTACTACTATTGCAAAGAGTCTCtgaaacaaaagcaaaattaCAGCGAGCACGGCAGTAAATGTTGGGTAATGATGTTTCAACGTGAGAGAAAGCTAAATGTGTTAATGATAAGAATGCCGGGGCTGAATGAACTGACATAAGAAGGCATAAGAATAGGAGTGCTTTTATCCTGGAAAATGTTGAAGTTAGCATCCATAGATATAGAAACTCATTCAAACAAGGATGTTCGAAGATCGATGAAGGATCTAGTGAGAAAAGTTATTCAAATCGAAGTGCTCTGACAGTAAAACTTAGGAAAACATAAGTAGTAgacttagatttttttttttttttaaataaatttgctctattttttatttcaattttggTTTTTATTGAGCTCATCCATGTACGTTGATTCAACCTAGTGAATAAGGATTTGTTGTGGTGGAAGTGCTGTTTTGTTTTGCATTTAAGTTCCTATATGAAAGTATCTGAGATAACTATAGAGAGTGTTACCTTAATATGTGATATTTGCGTAGTGTGAATATATGATATTCTGTTTTGCTTTTTTTAACGGATTCTGTATACTTCCCCATTAcctttttctggtttttttcTTGATGCAGGACCTTGCTGCTGACCACAATCCCCGTCTTGATAGTGGCTCTTCTGATATTAGTAGTAGGGAGTCTTGTAGAATTCAACAGTAGTGTGAATGCTTTTATCTCAACTTTGAGTGTCATTGTCTACTTCTGTTGTTTCGTCATGGGTTTTGGGCCAATTCCTAATATCCTTTGTTCAGAGATCTTCCCTACTCGAATTCGTGGTCTATGCATAGCTATATGTGCTCTTACATTTTGGATATGTGATATCATCGTCACGTACTCGCTCCCAGTTATGCTTAATTCTGTGGGCCTTGGTGGTGTTTTTGGTATGTATGCGATCGTATGCATCATAGCTTGGGTGTTTGTCTTCTTAAAAGTTCCAGAAACCAAAGGCATGCCACTGGAAGTGATAACCGAGTTCTTCTCTGTCGGGGCAAAGCAAGCCGAAGCTGTCAGTGGTAGCTGAGTTAACATTATTGGAACTTTTCTTTAACATAAAATTGATTTCAATATATGGTTATCATGGTTTACTCCTCTTCAAGCACCCCTCCCACTTCTTAAAATATCTTCATCCTGGGAAGGGATTTGGGATTATAATctatttcttttgaaattgattttataatccTTATTTcgtaatttatataatttttaagcaAAATACTACTACTTATCTTAGTCCTTAGTAATGTGAAAcattgtgaaaattttaatttcaggAAGTAAAGCAAGTATTTATACATAGCTACGTCTTCAATTTAAACTCGGTGTTCTGCGGAAGGGATGTTAGTGAAAGTGGGAATTTTGggaataataaaaataggaatagtgtttttttttggGTAAGCAATGTCTACCATagaaattataatcaatgttaaatatttgtaaGGTTTTTTGCGTGGGTATTGTAAATGTTCTGAGaatgttagtattttaaaaatggCGAAGATGCTGAatataacttaattattatatattgtcaatattttttaaaacattattgtCATCTtgataaactttatttttgaCTAGTTGTTTTGAAAGTTATATTGTTCTAATTTGACTACAACAAGAATATAGACATAAACGGGTCTAGCTTTTGGAGGGCAACTTAAtcagtgtttgataaaaaaaaagttttggtGGTATATAACATTTCAGTAATTATGGGTTCCAGAATGCATCATCCTTCTTTTtgtcataaaattaatttatagtatCAAGAGAGTTTACTCTTAGAGTTCCTTCTGAACAACTCTCgcctataaataataaatattattatatatcataattaaatactaaataatgagttgtttgtaattgtttaaaattttttccaGGGACGAAATTGAATAAGTTACTACCAAATTATACCATACTATCCCATTCACCTTTCACAATTAAAACAATTCGAGTAACCTTACCCttacttctttcattttttaaataatttatttcttaaaaaaaataaaatagcatAAAAATTTGTAATCAACTTATCCATTTGAAAAGAACGagtaaaattagattttaaatttatatgtaataaACTTAATAACTGTTTTTGGATGTAGTACTTAAAGatgagtaattattttttattcttttattttatataattataattttatatttgacaagaaaaaaaatatttttattgatttttaaaaaaattatgtttattactgtaatttttttttggtacaaaaataatttaattaataatttagattAAAAGAATCGAGGTGCAAGTACTAGTATACCTACTTCCCatgagaatgaaaatgaaacaaagttTATACTTGTTACATATAAAGATGTGaatgaacttttattttatagatgaaAACTGATACTCAAACCATTACATGCCTTATTCCCATCCCTagcaataaattataattttgtaaagtCTAATTTAGCagcaaaatattttaaatgattaatgTGATTactatttattctttaaaaaatgaTCTTAGAGggtttaacaatttattttataacaagtAAAATTAGTTAAAGATTGGATTTTACAAGAAAAGTTAAACAGGCACGGCACTTCAGTTCATCTTAAAACAATCCTTCGACGAGCAAGGATACACATCCTATGGAAACTAGATCCTAAAACCGTGATGAAGTCTGAATGCATTTTTCTTAGATTTAACTAGGAAAAAGGGAAACTTGACATTGAAATGACAAATATAAGTACTACAGAACAATTAGTGAAAAACATTTTACATGCTACTGAAAAGCAAGATTAACACAATGAAACTAGGAGTAACTAGAAAGACAAAAAGGTTTAGCgggtagaaaaagaaaacataatcaAAGAAAACCTAAAACCTGCCTTTGGGCTCGCCATAACAACTG
This window of the Vigna angularis cultivar LongXiaoDou No.4 chromosome 7, ASM1680809v1, whole genome shotgun sequence genome carries:
- the LOC108320165 gene encoding monosaccharide-sensing protein 2, encoding MSGAVLVALAAAIGNFLQGWDNATIAGSILYIKREFKLESEPTIEGLIVAMSLIGATVVTTCSGSLSDWLGRRPMLIISSLLYFLSSLVMLWSPTVYILLFARLLDGLGIGLAVTLVPLYISETAPTEIRGLLNTLPQFTGSAGMFFSYCMVFAMSLTNAPSWRLMLGVLSIPSLIYFALTLFFLPESPRWLVSKGRMLEAKKVLQRLRGREDVTGEMALLVEGLGVGGDTAIEEYIIGPANEFSNAEDPSAANEQIKLYGTAEGLSWIAKPVTGQSSIGLLSRKGSIIANPSGLVDPLVKLFGSVHEKFTETGSMRGSALFPHFGSMFSVGGNQLRNEDWDEESAAKEGDDYVSDAAADDSDDNLQSPLISRQATSVDRDMAAPTQGSMRQGSLVQGEASGNTGIGGGWKLAWKWSEKDGVVKRIYLHEEGGPGSRRGSLISLPGGDAPTLTDGEIVQAAALVSQSALYNKELMHQQPVGPAMIHPSETAAKGPSWSDLFEPGVKHALIVGVGIQILQQFSGINGVLYYTPQILEQAGVGYLLSNLGLGSTSASFLISCVTTLLMLPCIAVAMRLMDISGRRTLLLTTIPVLIVALLILVVGSLVEFNSSVNAFISTLSVIVYFCCFVMGFGPIPNILCSEIFPTRIRGLCIAICALTFWICDIIVTYSLPVMLNSVGLGGVFGMYAIVCIIAWVFVFLKVPETKGMPLEVITEFFSVGAKQAEAVSGS